A stretch of Methanococcus voltae DNA encodes these proteins:
- the truD gene encoding tRNA pseudouridine(13) synthase TruD, which produces METYKKFEYVVNERKKESNKNISKFRNNFRRKFRNIKVKNDLNDLKLNIEHYITNFKRNDGIVKENPEDFIVEEILENRMVLGANESLKNQIVDEEIPEEFKDVERWNGSFLHFTVEKVNYNTIDVIKDLARLTKTKRKNFGFAGTKDKYALTTQRMGCFGIKPEVLEAVGKNGLVEKRGGQFIIRDVCKSNKKLRMGNLWGNRFSIKIRDVEEEGESYDAKNLSLDYVINYFGVQRFGLQRPITHLVGKHIYERDFETAFYIYCGTPINEKGLKKEAREAVEDGDFKLALKLFPRESEYEKRLIQQYLKYKDYKKAFYAFAPQLRSLFVNSYQSYLFNEILNKRYEYGYGALEGDILEDGVPTAPLCGYKTEYSKGIAGEIEKEVFEKYSIDFKKFRIEDYGNFSGLRRKMITPVYNFKIEKIYEKLNNNNNSENLNSKEKAILKLSFELEKGNYATIVTREFTGKLS; this is translated from the coding sequence ATGGAAACTTATAAAAAATTTGAATATGTCGTAAATGAAAGAAAAAAAGAAAGTAATAAAAATATTTCAAAATTTAGAAATAATTTCCGACGAAAATTTAGAAATATAAAGGTTAAAAATGATTTAAATGATTTAAAACTAAATATTGAGCATTATATTACAAATTTTAAACGGAATGACGGAATTGTAAAAGAAAATCCTGAAGATTTCATCGTAGAGGAAATTTTAGAAAATAGAATGGTTTTAGGAGCCAATGAAAGCTTAAAAAATCAGATTGTCGATGAAGAGATTCCCGAAGAATTTAAAGATGTAGAACGCTGGAATGGGTCTTTTTTACACTTTACGGTTGAAAAGGTTAATTACAACACTATTGACGTAATAAAAGACTTAGCAAGACTAACTAAAACCAAAAGAAAAAACTTCGGTTTTGCAGGCACAAAAGATAAATATGCGTTAACAACTCAAAGAATGGGATGTTTTGGCATTAAACCGGAAGTTTTAGAAGCTGTTGGTAAAAATGGTCTCGTGGAAAAAAGAGGCGGTCAATTTATAATACGAGATGTTTGTAAATCAAACAAAAAATTGAGAATGGGTAATTTATGGGGCAATAGGTTTTCTATTAAAATTAGGGACGTTGAAGAAGAGGGGGAATCCTACGATGCTAAAAATTTAAGTTTAGATTATGTGATTAACTACTTTGGCGTCCAACGTTTTGGGCTTCAAAGACCGATTACTCACCTTGTAGGTAAACATATCTATGAAAGAGACTTCGAAACTGCTTTTTATATTTATTGCGGTACGCCAATAAACGAAAAAGGGCTTAAAAAAGAAGCAAGAGAAGCCGTAGAAGATGGAGACTTTAAATTAGCTTTAAAATTGTTTCCTCGAGAAAGCGAATATGAAAAAAGACTAATACAACAGTATTTAAAATACAAAGACTACAAAAAGGCTTTTTACGCATTTGCTCCACAACTCAGAAGTTTATTTGTGAATTCCTATCAATCATACCTGTTCAACGAAATATTAAATAAAAGATATGAATACGGATATGGTGCACTTGAAGGCGATATTTTAGAAGATGGCGTACCTACTGCACCACTTTGCGGTTATAAAACGGAATATTCTAAAGGTATAGCTGGCGAAATTGAAAAAGAAGTGTTTGAAAAATACAGTATAGACTTTAAGAAGTTTAGAATAGAAGATTACGGTAATTTTTCAGGTCTTAGACGTAAAATGATTACTCCCGTTTATAACTTCAAAATTGAGAAAATTTATGAAAAATTGAATAATAACAATAATTCTGAAAATTTAAATTCAAAAGAAAAAGCCATATTAAAGTTATCTTTTGAATTAGAAAAAGGAAACTATGCTACAATTGTAACAAGGGAATTTACTGGTAAATTATCTTAA
- a CDS encoding translation initiation factor IF-2 subunit gamma, which translates to MTGTKQSEVNIGMVGHVDHGKTSLTRKLTGVWTDTHSEELKRGISIRLGYADCEIKKCPKCEGAEAYTVGTKCECGEKPEVLRKISFVDAPGHETLMATMLSGASLMDGAILVIAASETCPQPQTKEHLMALDALGVKNILIVQNKIDLVSREKAVENYDEIKEFVKGTVAEDAPIIPVSAHHGANLDILLSAIQEYIPTPKRDDTLDVRMHVARSFDVNKPGSPIKNLKGGVIGGSIIQGILETGADIEIRPGIKVVEGNKTSWKPIITKITSLGAGSKKVKEAQPGGLIGVGTELDPSLTKSDALNGSIAGKPGTLPPTLEQITIKPQLLERVVGSQDELTIEPLKTNEVLMLNVGTSTTVGITASARPEEVDIKLKLPICADKSDRVAISRKIGSRWRLIGYGLII; encoded by the coding sequence GTGACAGGAACGAAACAATCCGAAGTAAATATTGGTATGGTTGGACACGTAGACCATGGTAAAACAAGTTTAACAAGAAAATTAACCGGTGTTTGGACAGATACTCACAGTGAGGAATTAAAAAGAGGTATTTCCATTAGATTGGGTTATGCAGACTGTGAAATTAAAAAATGTCCAAAATGTGAAGGTGCTGAGGCTTATACTGTAGGTACTAAATGTGAATGCGGAGAAAAACCAGAAGTTTTAAGGAAAATCTCTTTCGTAGATGCGCCAGGACACGAAACACTTATGGCAACTATGTTATCAGGAGCTTCCTTAATGGATGGGGCTATTTTAGTTATCGCAGCAAGTGAAACATGCCCACAACCTCAAACAAAAGAGCACTTAATGGCTTTAGATGCTTTAGGCGTTAAAAACATATTAATTGTTCAAAATAAAATCGATTTAGTTTCACGTGAAAAAGCAGTCGAAAACTACGATGAAATAAAAGAATTTGTAAAAGGAACTGTTGCGGAAGACGCACCAATAATTCCGGTATCAGCACACCACGGTGCTAATTTGGACATATTATTAAGTGCAATTCAAGAATATATACCTACACCAAAAAGAGACGACACTTTAGACGTTAGAATGCACGTTGCAAGAAGTTTCGACGTTAATAAACCAGGTTCACCTATTAAAAACTTAAAAGGTGGAGTTATCGGTGGAAGTATTATTCAAGGTATCTTAGAAACAGGTGCAGACATCGAAATAAGACCTGGTATCAAAGTTGTTGAAGGAAACAAAACATCTTGGAAACCAATAATAACAAAAATAACATCACTCGGTGCAGGCTCTAAAAAGGTAAAAGAAGCACAACCAGGTGGTTTAATTGGTGTTGGTACTGAATTAGACCCTTCATTAACAAAATCAGATGCTTTAAACGGAAGTATTGCGGGAAAACCAGGAACTTTGCCTCCTACATTAGAACAAATTACTATAAAACCTCAATTACTCGAGAGAGTTGTAGGTTCACAGGATGAATTAACCATCGAACCATTAAAAACAAACGAAGTTTTAATGTTAAACGTAGGTACTTCAACAACCGTGGGTATAACCGCATCAGCAAGACCTGAAGAAGTAGATATTAAATTAAAATTGCCAATTTGCGCTGATAAAAGTGATAGGGTAGCAATTAGCAGAAAAATAGGTTCAAGATGGAGATTAATAGGATACGGTCTTATAATCTAA
- a CDS encoding NOL1/NOP2/sun family putative RNA methylase, with translation MGLKLTSSLRDIKKMREMKDKIRKDNKIELDLPKNSDESYDKSIYGEENSDENNNAEFQNYKYIRVNTLQIAPEELKKRLENKKVVLEDTFLDYAFKVVSSPFSVGATPEYLYGYYFMQSISSMVPVIALNPQKNERILDMCAAPGGKTTHIAQLLENEGVIFAVEVNKNRIRSLTSNVNRMGIKDVVTINTDSVNLKSEELGLFDKILLDAPCTGNAYKDSSRIKNRSDILFCSNRQKELIHTAINLLKSGGELVYSTCSPEIEEDEEVISHIVNLRNDVELIKLDKNDYKGLNIQDALIKGTLKILPPNEPFYIAKLKKL, from the coding sequence ATGGGACTTAAACTTACCTCTTCATTACGTGATATTAAAAAAATGAGAGAAATGAAGGATAAAATTAGAAAAGACAATAAAATTGAATTAGATTTGCCTAAAAATTCAGATGAAAGTTATGACAAAAGTATTTATGGCGAAGAAAATTCCGATGAAAATAATAACGCTGAATTTCAAAACTATAAATATATAAGAGTTAATACATTGCAAATAGCACCGGAAGAACTTAAAAAAAGGCTTGAAAATAAAAAGGTTGTTCTTGAAGATACCTTTTTAGATTATGCCTTTAAAGTGGTTAGCAGTCCTTTTTCAGTTGGTGCAACTCCCGAATATTTATACGGGTATTATTTTATGCAAAGTATTTCCTCAATGGTGCCCGTAATTGCTTTAAATCCACAAAAAAATGAGCGAATATTGGATATGTGTGCAGCACCGGGCGGTAAAACTACCCATATTGCTCAATTACTGGAAAATGAAGGCGTAATTTTTGCAGTCGAAGTAAATAAAAACAGAATTAGAAGTCTTACCTCAAACGTTAACCGTATGGGTATTAAAGACGTTGTTACAATAAATACAGACTCTGTTAATTTAAAATCTGAAGAATTGGGCTTATTTGATAAAATATTGTTAGATGCACCGTGTACTGGAAATGCTTATAAAGATAGTAGCAGGATTAAAAATAGAAGCGACATTTTATTTTGCTCTAATCGTCAAAAAGAGCTCATACATACTGCCATTAATTTATTAAAGTCTGGCGGAGAATTAGTTTACAGTACTTGCTCACCAGAAATAGAAGAAGATGAAGAAGTAATTAGCCATATTGTAAACCTTAGAAATGACGTAGAATTGATAAAACTTGACAAAAACGACTATAAAGGATTAAACATCCAAGATGCGTTAATAAAAGGTACACTTAAGATATTACCACCTAATGAGCCATTTTACATTGCTAAACTTAAAAAATTATAA
- a CDS encoding thiamine-phosphate kinase — protein sequence MTKNAKINELEIINIIQKNNTSIKGNSNVIKSIGDDCAVIDLGVNKLVITTDMLFRSTHFPKLLTPFQIGKRVITANVSDIASMCAKPLGIVISMGFDSETADKNYIDELSKGINSACCEYNCPLVGGDTNKSKELVLSGTAFGITPNPVYRTFEMAGNENEQKDLDSNIYITNDLGKVSCALLMYEKYLFDKKNGVPDSFNTGLKLINEYPEIFKKLSEPKARIFEGMALNGHINTCCDISDGLGKDITYIKDFELYSEDILNCASSETFEFCEELNIDDMNLLDLILNSGEEFELLFSSFNSPNYLNNILEKNKNKNKIKTKKENNLSTSSKVVKIGKKIENGQYIDDIEFKEFHKGTIKGYVHHWDN from the coding sequence ATGACAAAAAACGCTAAAATAAACGAACTTGAGATTATAAACATAATTCAAAAAAATAATACCTCAATAAAGGGAAATTCCAACGTTATAAAATCCATAGGGGACGATTGTGCAGTTATAGACCTTGGAGTTAACAAATTAGTCATTACCACAGATATGTTATTTAGGAGCACCCATTTTCCAAAATTACTTACCCCATTTCAAATTGGCAAAAGGGTAATTACTGCAAATGTATCAGATATTGCCTCAATGTGTGCAAAACCGCTTGGAATTGTCATATCGATGGGTTTTGACAGTGAAACCGCCGATAAAAACTATATCGATGAGCTTTCAAAAGGCATAAACTCAGCTTGTTGCGAATATAATTGTCCATTAGTCGGCGGAGATACTAATAAATCCAAAGAATTAGTTTTATCAGGTACTGCTTTTGGAATTACCCCTAACCCCGTTTATAGGACTTTTGAAATGGCTGGAAACGAAAACGAACAAAAAGACTTGGATTCTAATATATATATTACAAATGACTTAGGTAAGGTATCCTGTGCTTTATTAATGTATGAAAAATATTTATTTGATAAAAAGAACGGAGTTCCTGACAGTTTTAATACAGGTTTGAAGCTAATAAACGAATATCCTGAAATATTTAAAAAGCTTAGCGAACCAAAAGCAAGAATTTTTGAAGGTATGGCCCTTAATGGTCATATTAATACGTGTTGCGATATTTCTGATGGATTAGGTAAAGATATAACATACATCAAGGATTTTGAACTTTATTCTGAGGATATATTGAATTGTGCAAGTTCTGAGACTTTTGAATTTTGTGAAGAGCTTAATATTGATGATATGAATTTATTGGACCTTATATTAAATAGTGGGGAAGAATTCGAATTATTATTCAGTTCCTTTAATTCACCAAATTATTTAAATAATATTCTGGAAAAAAATAAAAATAAAAATAAAATAAAAACTAAAAAGGAGAATAATTTAAGTACTTCAAGCAAAGTTGTAAAAATAGGTAAAAAAATTGAAAACGGGCAATATATTGACGATATAGAGTTTAAAGAGTTCCACAAAGGAACTATTAAAGGATATGTACATCATTGGGACAATTAA
- a CDS encoding sulfite exporter TauE/SafE family protein: MELVILISAFILGAFHALEPGHGKSVMAAFVLGTDANITNTLTLGFTVVFSHTFVIFLMGILSLYLSNYLNVGNLSSTMEIIGGIILLLVGFWILKSYFKPHIHAIDTNKSAVAIGLSAGLIPCPAALAVLLISISSGAIMEGLAYVVVFSLGLAISISLFSILFVKSKDFLEKYVSNNSINKLPLLSGIIIILFGIWNISGPLFNIH, encoded by the coding sequence ATGGAACTTGTTATTTTAATTTCAGCTTTTATATTAGGTGCATTTCACGCACTTGAACCTGGACACGGTAAATCAGTGATGGCTGCTTTTGTACTCGGGACTGATGCAAATATAACTAATACATTAACATTAGGTTTTACAGTTGTATTTTCTCATACATTTGTAATTTTCCTAATGGGAATTTTATCGTTATATTTATCTAACTATTTGAACGTAGGGAACCTAAGTTCCACTATGGAAATCATAGGGGGCATTATATTATTATTGGTTGGATTTTGGATATTAAAAAGCTACTTTAAACCACATATACACGCCATTGATACAAATAAAAGTGCTGTAGCCATTGGCTTATCTGCGGGTTTAATACCTTGCCCTGCTGCCCTTGCAGTACTTCTAATTAGCATATCGAGTGGTGCTATAATGGAAGGTTTAGCTTATGTAGTAGTGTTCAGCTTAGGTTTGGCCATTAGTATATCTTTATTCTCAATATTATTTGTTAAAAGTAAGGATTTTTTAGAAAAATACGTTTCAAATAACAGTATTAACAAATTACCTTTATTAAGCGGAATTATTATAATTTTATTTGGAATTTGGAATATATCAGGCCCGTTATTTAATATTCATTGA
- a CDS encoding S-layer protein: protein MVRSIVKAGAIIAGSTMLASAMATGVFAIEQIGDVEDFSKKVVVDGNSNVDIVVGSNAKAGDVISAAEITAKIGNLLYTEQSSETGSAKLSIKAASESDDYNLLGNTKVALSATGDNALFVASADDDYADTLANTAYFGDDTDLDAKDGAVSLGRLSTLAEVKDTDPFDWFNNDDDAYEFLMARLTKESNDKWAVKENELSYAVLSFKDDNETFDGLTSLCPGKEIPFLGEDYIIMGMSCDKDKITLGKEVFQGVIKEGDTYSVNGLDVKVDSVLVSTDSSGNEEYKISLKILKDGKVIAEKFDTAPTNLMAGGIGVRMFRAWKDVSNEYGFVEVVITDKLVGMPLGEEYIPDWEAYAVAKKSGKLVYLDDIEKSDYKVGIALKYVGDDKDSLSSGKEVDILNYASLKLDDDDNKATTLNVLFKMNNEKDVELNVGSKAGVLNSEITLESIEGSAIQPKGIKTPLAVLDSEVSLDSANKNLILIGGPVVNALSKELSSMSKIDITTNSDATLAVVNGVANGNDVLVVAGGDTETTNEAAKAFVELL from the coding sequence ATGGTAAGAAGCATAGTTAAAGCTGGTGCAATTATCGCCGGTAGTACAATGTTAGCTTCGGCTATGGCTACAGGCGTTTTTGCAATAGAACAAATTGGAGACGTGGAAGACTTTTCCAAAAAAGTTGTTGTTGATGGAAATTCAAATGTTGATATTGTTGTAGGTTCAAATGCAAAAGCAGGAGATGTAATTTCTGCAGCAGAGATAACCGCAAAAATTGGTAATTTATTATACACTGAACAATCTTCTGAAACAGGTTCGGCAAAGCTTAGTATAAAAGCAGCTTCCGAGTCAGACGATTATAATTTATTAGGAAACACAAAAGTTGCACTATCTGCTACGGGCGATAACGCATTATTCGTTGCTTCTGCAGATGACGATTATGCAGATACACTTGCAAATACTGCTTATTTCGGAGACGATACGGATTTAGATGCTAAAGATGGTGCAGTTTCATTAGGTAGATTATCTACTTTGGCTGAAGTAAAAGATACGGACCCATTCGATTGGTTTAATAACGATGACGATGCCTATGAATTTTTAATGGCAAGACTTACTAAAGAGAGCAATGATAAATGGGCTGTAAAGGAAAATGAATTATCCTATGCAGTTTTATCATTCAAAGACGATAATGAAACTTTTGATGGATTAACCAGTTTATGCCCTGGTAAGGAAATACCATTTTTAGGTGAAGATTATATCATTATGGGTATGAGTTGCGATAAAGATAAAATAACCTTGGGTAAAGAAGTTTTCCAAGGTGTTATTAAAGAAGGAGATACATACAGCGTAAATGGTCTTGATGTTAAAGTTGATTCTGTTTTAGTAAGTACGGATTCCTCAGGAAATGAGGAATATAAAATCAGCTTAAAAATCTTGAAAGATGGCAAAGTAATTGCTGAAAAATTCGACACTGCACCGACTAATTTAATGGCTGGTGGTATCGGGGTTAGAATGTTTAGGGCTTGGAAAGACGTCAGCAACGAGTATGGATTTGTTGAAGTAGTAATCACTGATAAATTAGTAGGTATGCCATTAGGTGAAGAATATATACCGGATTGGGAAGCTTATGCAGTTGCAAAAAAATCTGGTAAATTAGTTTACTTAGATGATATTGAAAAATCAGACTATAAAGTGGGTATTGCTTTAAAATACGTTGGAGATGATAAGGATTCATTATCTTCAGGTAAAGAAGTTGACATATTGAATTATGCGTCATTAAAACTTGATGACGATGATAATAAAGCAACTACTTTAAACGTATTATTTAAAATGAATAATGAAAAAGACGTGGAACTTAATGTGGGTTCAAAAGCAGGCGTTTTAAACTCCGAAATAACTTTGGAAAGTATTGAAGGTAGTGCAATTCAACCAAAAGGTATAAAAACACCATTGGCTGTTTTAGATAGCGAGGTATCGTTAGATTCCGCTAATAAAAATTTAATTCTCATTGGTGGGCCTGTAGTAAATGCTTTATCAAAAGAATTAAGTTCAATGAGTAAAATAGATATTACCACTAATTCAGATGCTACTTTAGCCGTTGTAAATGGTGTAGCTAATGGAAATGACGTTTTAGTCGTAGCTGGTGGGGATACGGAAACTACAAATGAAGCTGCAAAAGCTTTCGTTGAATTATTGTAA
- a CDS encoding flavin reductase family protein, whose product MILKPFLRENFIPLPVGFISTINKEGIKNIAPYSCLMPVLRPLDLICIASAKRRDTMDNIKEMNEFVVNMTGIDFAHKVVPTAKHTAPEVDEYDYANIEEKQSRVIKTPGIKGSYAWMECELFKIYEEPTYNLIMGKVVNLEADDKYLKKDGSLDVEKAKPLFNVGDSNGMNFCTVNEIGLHEPFGAMFPDGKDPLSKKYE is encoded by the coding sequence ATGATATTAAAACCGTTTTTAAGAGAGAATTTCATACCTTTGCCAGTGGGATTTATTTCAACAATAAATAAAGAAGGAATTAAAAATATAGCGCCATACTCTTGTTTGATGCCTGTTTTAAGACCTCTTGATTTAATATGTATTGCTTCAGCAAAAAGAAGGGATACGATGGATAATATCAAAGAAATGAACGAGTTTGTAGTTAATATGACGGGAATAGACTTTGCCCATAAGGTTGTTCCCACTGCAAAACATACTGCTCCAGAAGTTGATGAATACGATTATGCAAATATTGAAGAAAAACAGTCCCGAGTAATTAAAACGCCCGGTATTAAGGGAAGTTACGCTTGGATGGAATGCGAATTATTCAAAATTTATGAAGAACCCACTTATAATTTAATTATGGGCAAGGTTGTCAACTTAGAAGCCGATGATAAATACTTAAAAAAAGACGGTTCACTTGACGTAGAAAAGGCTAAACCACTTTTTAATGTGGGAGATTCCAACGGAATGAATTTCTGCACCGTAAACGAAATAGGACTCCACGAACCTTTTGGAGCTATGTTTCCCGACGGAAAAGACCCATTGTCAAAAAAATATGAGTAA
- a CDS encoding CD3072 family TudS-related putative desulfidase, whose amino-acid sequence MAIVAHCILNGNAKVEGICEYEGALKDVINYLMDANYGIIQLPCPETIIYGIKRWGHVKEQFDTPHFRDQSQELLKPVLQQVKNYLDNGYTIDLLVGVDGSPSCGIYKTCSGAEWGGFSSNSNMNEKIKNMEFISEKGIFMDELINMLEANQIDMKYVAIDENNVEESLKYLKSLL is encoded by the coding sequence ATGGCAATTGTAGCACATTGTATATTAAATGGAAATGCAAAAGTAGAAGGAATATGCGAGTACGAAGGTGCTTTAAAAGACGTAATAAATTATTTAATGGATGCTAATTATGGTATAATTCAATTACCCTGCCCTGAAACAATAATTTATGGTATTAAAAGATGGGGACACGTAAAAGAACAGTTCGATACACCACATTTTAGAGACCAATCACAAGAGTTATTGAAACCAGTATTACAACAAGTTAAAAACTACTTAGATAATGGCTATACCATTGATTTATTAGTGGGGGTAGATGGTAGCCCAAGTTGCGGAATATATAAAACCTGTTCAGGTGCTGAATGGGGCGGATTTTCCAGTAATTCAAATATGAATGAAAAAATAAAAAATATGGAATTCATTTCTGAAAAAGGAATTTTTATGGATGAATTAATAAATATGTTGGAAGCTAACCAAATTGATATGAAATATGTAGCTATTGATGAAAATAACGTGGAAGAATCTTTAAAATACTTAAAAAGTTTATTATAA
- a CDS encoding ABC transporter substrate-binding protein, producing MNKKLALVVLGLLSLVLVFSGCTSNNTQNTGDSNTDMSWKNVQDSGVLKVGLCAAYPPFESRNEKTGEFEGFDIDFANAIGEELGVKVEIIDAEWPALLGGLSKGDYDTLITCMSERETSAENVEMSEPYYALTDVVVVNKETDSINSLNDLSGKVVGAQLGTGSQDTAEGIEGVKEVVTYNYNPEAFIDLENGRVDAVIVGQAYALTQMKEYENVKATNITINPVNVITVQKSGAVALTDKMNEAINKLKENGKYDEIKEKWLAFE from the coding sequence GTGAATAAGAAACTTGCATTAGTAGTATTAGGCTTATTAAGTTTAGTATTAGTATTTTCTGGATGTACGTCCAATAATACGCAAAACACAGGTGATTCAAACACCGATATGTCTTGGAAAAATGTTCAAGATAGTGGTGTATTGAAAGTTGGTCTTTGTGCTGCATACCCCCCATTTGAATCCAGAAACGAAAAAACTGGAGAATTTGAAGGTTTTGATATTGACTTTGCAAACGCTATCGGTGAAGAATTAGGCGTAAAAGTTGAAATAATCGATGCAGAATGGCCTGCTTTATTAGGCGGTCTTTCAAAAGGAGATTACGACACATTAATTACCTGTATGTCAGAAAGAGAAACCTCTGCTGAAAATGTAGAAATGAGTGAACCATATTACGCTTTAACAGATGTAGTTGTGGTTAACAAAGAAACCGATTCAATAAACTCATTAAATGATTTAAGTGGTAAAGTTGTAGGTGCACAGTTAGGTACTGGCTCACAAGACACTGCCGAAGGAATTGAAGGCGTTAAAGAAGTTGTAACATATAATTACAACCCTGAAGCATTTATCGACTTAGAAAACGGTAGGGTTGACGCTGTAATTGTAGGTCAAGCTTACGCACTTACTCAAATGAAAGAATATGAAAACGTAAAAGCTACCAACATTACAATTAACCCTGTAAATGTTATTACAGTTCAAAAATCAGGTGCTGTGGCTTTAACTGACAAAATGAATGAAGCAATCAATAAATTAAAAGAAAATGGTAAATATGACGAAATTAAAGAAAAATGGCTCGCATTTGAATAA
- a CDS encoding amino acid ABC transporter permease, producing MNFDVILLYNLPALFWGLVITLKIAFLSFIFAVIIAHIVGILRALNIPKPVDMLFRGYVEIFRGVPLLILLFFIYYGLPSIGIVMDNTTAAVLGLSLNGGAYISEIVRASLLSIPKGQWDACSSLGMSKVQSLIYVIIPQTIRISMPSLMNSFSAIIKESSLVSVIAITELTRVGQLIYTKTSSPFEVYIVVAIIYLSVIGMVSLLSDLIEKRLNYAYTR from the coding sequence ATGAATTTTGATGTAATACTATTGTACAATTTGCCTGCACTATTTTGGGGTTTAGTAATTACCTTAAAAATCGCTTTTTTATCGTTCATATTTGCAGTTATTATTGCACATATTGTGGGTATATTACGTGCTTTAAACATACCTAAGCCTGTTGATATGTTATTTAGAGGGTATGTGGAAATATTTAGGGGCGTACCTTTGCTTATTTTGTTATTTTTTATTTACTATGGTTTACCTTCTATAGGTATAGTAATGGACAATACTACTGCCGCCGTATTGGGTTTATCCTTAAATGGTGGGGCATATATCTCCGAAATTGTCAGGGCTTCCCTTTTATCCATTCCAAAAGGTCAATGGGATGCGTGCTCTTCGTTAGGTATGAGTAAAGTACAAAGTTTGATTTATGTGATAATCCCTCAAACAATACGTATATCTATGCCTTCGCTTATGAATTCATTTTCTGCAATAATAAAAGAGAGTTCTTTAGTTTCCGTAATTGCAATTACTGAATTAACGAGGGTGGGACAGCTGATTTATACAAAAACATCGAGCCCTTTTGAAGTATATATCGTAGTTGCCATAATTTACTTATCTGTAATTGGTATGGTTTCATTGCTCTCCGATTTAATTGAAAAAAGATTAAATTATGCTTATACTCGATAA
- a CDS encoding 4Fe-4S binding protein: MDLKKWFNKLSKNQKSRLYIQLGALIPLLALGMFGRMVVLILLFPFMLLLGPVWCGWICPMGTLHRISGLIGKKIFGNKHNNFISTKTHEKLKYVKYLMLFAMIGFAGYYMLVLNGSVDFLITLFMITVAIGVILSLFNERVYCRYLCPAGAMLGLTNLIKSRTIKRDANVCVNCSKCDKSCPMGIKVSKTAEIRNVHCISCNACVDSCPKDNAMIITWNKSIKSIKSMKKLIKNEVSKN; the protein is encoded by the coding sequence GTGGATTTAAAAAAATGGTTCAATAAATTATCAAAAAATCAAAAAAGCAGACTTTATATACAATTGGGTGCACTTATCCCACTTTTAGCGCTGGGTATGTTTGGTAGAATGGTCGTATTAATACTATTATTCCCATTTATGCTATTACTTGGGCCAGTTTGGTGTGGTTGGATTTGCCCGATGGGCACATTACACAGAATTTCTGGATTAATTGGAAAAAAGATATTTGGAAACAAACATAATAATTTTATAAGTACTAAAACTCACGAAAAATTAAAATATGTAAAGTATTTGATGCTATTTGCAATGATAGGCTTTGCTGGGTACTATATGCTCGTATTAAATGGTTCAGTGGACTTTTTGATAACATTATTTATGATTACCGTTGCAATCGGGGTAATATTATCATTATTTAATGAAAGAGTATATTGTAGATACCTATGTCCTGCCGGTGCAATGCTTGGACTCACAAACTTAATCAAATCAAGGACGATTAAAAGAGATGCAAATGTATGTGTAAATTGCTCAAAATGTGATAAATCTTGCCCGATGGGTATTAAAGTATCTAAAACTGCTGAAATAAGAAATGTTCATTGTATTTCGTGTAATGCTTGTGTGGACAGTTGTCCAAAAGATAATGCAATGATAATTACCTGGAATAAAAGTATTAAAAGTATTAAAAGTATGAAAAAATTAATAAAAAATGAAGTATCTAAAAATTAG